CGCTCGCGGATTCGGGCAAGCGAGGCGGCGACGAAGGGCGCGAGCACGCCGCGGGCCGCCGCTTCGGGCACGTCCGCAAAATCGGCTAGCCGCACGGTGCCCGCGGCGATGGCGGCGCCCAACGCTGCCGGGTCCAGCCCGGTCTCCGCGAGGCCTCGCCCGAAAGCCAGGGCAACCCCGCGCGAGCGATCCTGGGCGCTGAGCCCATCGAGGATGAGGTTCGGGACGGGGATCTCGTCGGCGCCCACGCCGTCTACCCCGAGGAGCCGGAGGACCGACCGCTCGACCGCGACGGTGGAATGGGCGGCAATAAAGTCGCTCACCGGCGAGACGATGGCACGCGCCAACGCTCGGCAGCGATCCACGGTGGAAGGATCGATCCGAAGTTCCATAGCCTTACTATGTTAGGGAAAAACGCCCACTTTCCTCAACCGCCCCGGTCGCACGTGCGTTTATCGGAGAGGTATGCAGCGATGCCGTCGCGCCAGGTTGGCATCGTGAGGTGGAGCGCGCCCAGCCGCTCGCTGGCGAGTGCCGAAAATGCGGGACGGCGCGTTTCGCTCTTCCACTCGGATGCCGAAATGGGCTCGATGGGGTGCGCGATGCCGGCTTGGCGCAGCGCCTCCGCCGCGAAATCGTACCAACTCACGGGGCCGGCGTTTGCCACGTGATACAGCCCGGTCGCACCGGCGCTTACGAGGCGCTGCAACGCTTCGGCAAGATTCCCCGCATACGTCGGCGATGCGACCACGTCGCTCACGATGCGAATCGCTTCGCCCGCGGTGGCTTGCGCGATGATGCGATCGATAAACGTGTAGCCTTTCGTAGACGACGCGCGCACGCCGTACACGCCGCACGTGCGCACGACCAGCGCACGCGACTGCTGCAACGCCACCAAATACTCGCCGGCGAGTTTCGAGACGCCGTATGCCGAGATGGGATTCGGCGCATCGCTCTCCACGTATGGCGCGTTCGCCGATCCGTCAAACACGTAATCGGTGCTAATCGTCACAAACGGCACGTCGCGCTGCTTGCAAGCCGAAGCGGCCTTTCCCACCGCAACCGCGTTGGCCGCAAACGCGCGCTCCGGCTCGGCGGTGCAGCGATCCACGTTATGGAACGCCGCGCAATTCACGACGACGCCGGGTTTCGAACGGTCGAGTGCCGCTTCGAAGGCAGATGCGTCTTCAAGATCCAGCTCGGCATGCGAAGGCGCGACGATGTCGTAACCGCTCCAACGGCGCGCGATCTCCGTTCCGAGTTGGCCCGATCCGCCGATCAGCAACGCGCGCATTACGCCCGCAACCTCGCGCGATCGTCGCGCAGCCCTTGGATGGCGAGAAACCCCGCGACAACGAGCGCCGTCAGCCCATTG
The DNA window shown above is from Candidatus Dormiibacterota bacterium and carries:
- the rfbD gene encoding dTDP-4-dehydrorhamnose reductase, with the translated sequence MRALLIGGSGQLGTEIARRWSGYDIVAPSHAELDLEDASAFEAALDRSKPGVVVNCAAFHNVDRCTAEPERAFAANAVAVGKAASACKQRDVPFVTISTDYVFDGSANAPYVESDAPNPISAYGVSKLAGEYLVALQQSRALVVRTCGVYGVRASSTKGYTFIDRIIAQATAGEAIRIVSDVVASPTYAGNLAEALQRLVSAGATGLYHVANAGPVSWYDFAAEALRQAGIAHPIEPISASEWKSETRRPAFSALASERLGALHLTMPTWRDGIAAYLSDKRTCDRGG